CTCGTCGCGGAGATCGAGCAGGTCCCCGCCTGGGTCGAAGAGGCCTTCTTGCTCGAGGATCGGATTGTCGGTTTCGCCGAGCGCTTCCGCTTCATGGGGACCTGTCACTGGCTGGGGCGGGGGATGAACTACTGCACCGCCAAGGAATCGGCCCTCAAGATGGCTGAGTGCTGCTACGTCGTGCCCTCACCCTTCAGCACTGCCGACTTCCAGCATGGCCCGATCGCCACTACCGACCGTGGGTTCCCCTGCTTCATCGTGGCGCCGGAGGGGAAGACCTTCGACTCCGTCTACGAGGTCATCGCCGCCCTCAAGGAACGGGGCGCGGAGATGCTGGTCATCTCCAACAACCACGGGGCCCTGGCCGAGGGCAAGATCGGTCTGCCGCTTCCCTCGCTTCCCGAGGAGTGCTCGCCGATGGTGGCCGGCGTGGTGGGGCAGATGATCGCCCTGCACGTAGCCCGAGAGAAGGGCCTCGATCCCGACCAGCCGCGGGGCCTGAACAAAGTGACGCTGACGGTCTAGTCTCCGTCCACATCAATGGACTTGCGCGATTGAGCGACTACTACTACATAATAGTGACGATAAGGGAGGTGATAGCGACGAAGCCGGCGAAAGGACGTGCTCGATCCGTGGACAGGGCGTGGCGATCCGAGGGGTAAGCAGTGGACACGGGAGTGTACGTCTTTCTACAGCCTGACCTTGGGGGCTTGTCGGTCGGGCCGCCTCTTGATCTCCTCTACCACGCGGGTGCGGTGAGGGCCTCGGGCCGCACCGTCGCCTATCTGGATGCGCGGCAGGGCCATCTGTCGGCGGAGGACTGTGCCGCGCGCTGTGCGGCGCTCGTACCGAAGGCAGTCTTTGTACGCTGCGTGCCTGGTCAGCATCGGCAGGTGGACCGACTGCTTCGCGCGCTCAAGTCGGCGTCCGAGTCTCCCACAGTCCTGCTGGGGCAGTACCCGGCTACAGTGCCTGCGGGAATACTGTCACAGATGACCGGGCTCGACTTCGCCCTGACCAGTGATGCCGAGCACCACATGGCCCAGTTCTGCGCCGCGCTGGAGGCTGGGGAAACGCCTTCGGTACCAGGCCTCGCGGCGCAGACGTCAGGGCAGTTCGGTGTCGCCCCGCCGGAGTCCGCGTCCGCAGACCTCGATACCCTCCCCTTGCCTTACCGGCCCTGGCTAGAGAACGGGACGGCTCACTACCGCTCCACCTTCGGCGAGCCGATGGACGTGCTGCTGACGGCTCGTGGCTGTCCCTGTCAGTGCAGCTTCTGTGGGCGGGGCAAGGCGGAGGTCTCCTTCCGCTCGATCGGGCTGGTCCTGGAGGAGTATGAGTTGCTGGTGCGTGCGGGCCTGCGGTTCATCTCGATTGCGGACGGGGCACTGACACAGGATAGGGACCGCTGCTGCGAGTTCCTCGAGGGCGTTCTGTCTCGCGGCCTCAAGGTCCGGATGCTCGTGCGCAGCACCGTCGACAAAGTAGACCGCGAGCTGCTGCGCCTGATGAAGCGTGCGGGCGTAGTCCAGATACAGTACGGGATGGAATCGGGCAGCGAGGAGGTGCTGGCTTCGCTCGCGAAGCCGGCGTCGGTGGAGATGAACACGGAGGCCTGTCGCTTGACCCAGGAGGCGGGCATCCAGACAGACACCAGTTGGATCGTCGGCTCCCTGCCTGAAACGCCCGATTCGGTGAGGACCACTGCCGACCTCGTGGAGCGTCTGCGTCCCACTTCGGCCACCTTCTTTGCCCTTCTCCCGCTGCCGGGGACGCCTCTTGAGGCCCAGGCGCGTGAGTTGGGATGGCTTCGCGGCGGCTGGTCGGTGACCGACACGCCGGCGTGGGTGCAGTTGCCCTGGCTTACGGACCGCGACCACTTGCTTGAGATCGTCTCCGGTCTGAACCGGCGCTTCAAGTACAACTGGAAATGGGCAATGCGTTACGGACTGGCCAATTGGCGACGGTTGCGGTACTCCGTGGTGCGCACCGGCCTGCACCGCCTCCGGTCTGGCTGAGTTCTGCGGTCGGAGTCGATGGACCGCGCAACAGTGGGTGCTTTACAGTGCGCCTTCGCATCCGTATAATGACAATAATCGTTCCGGGAGGTGCAGCATATGCCCAACGATGGCGACGACATGGTCCACAGCAGCGAACCATTGAGTGTCCGGTTTGTCTATACGCGGGCGCCCGAATGTCGCACCATCCACGTGAGCGGCGCCCGCGGCGGCATGACTGCGGGCGGCGAGTTCCGCATGGACCTGTTCGTCGAGGGCGCACTCATGGCAGACGTAACGGAGGTGTCGCTGGAGGGAGACGGTCTGGGTGAGGAAGTGCCCGTTGAGCCCACCGGAGAGCCTGGCGTCGTTCTCATTGAACGCGAGACGCAGGTGAGGCTGGCGATGTCTCCTAAGCAAGCGGTGTCTCTCGCCCAATGGATCACGAAGCTGCACGACGAGTGGTCCCAGCGACTGGCGAAGGAAGGGGAGGAGACCGCGTGAGTGAGAGCCTGTCCGCAGCGCATGCGGACGCGGGGGCACCCTACAGTGTTAGCAGCGCTGTGCCAGACACGCGTAGAGGGCTCTTGGCGTCACTAGTCGCGGCGCTTTCTGCGACGTTGAGGGTGGGTGGCGGGGCAGACGCTGTTGTGGCTTGCGGCCCTACCACGTCTACGGGGGAGACGGTGCCCGCGGCCGACCTGGCTGCCACGGCGTGGAGCGCAGTTCGGTCCACGCCACTGCGGCTTCCTGCCGACTTGTGGGTGCCCAGGCGTTCGGTCTCTCTGGAGACCGACGTCGTCTCGGCGCAGGCGCCGCCCTTCCTGCCTCGTCTGCGCAACAGCGTCGAGGCCTTGTCTGCCAACGCCCACGTTGTCGCCATCGAGCTGGATCGTGGAGAGGGCGTCTGGGACCTCTACGTCTACCTTGACCGTTGGGATGGGCGTGTGGTTGAGGTGGTCTCCGAAGCGATAGGCGGTGTCTACAACGCCTTAGCCGAGGCCGGTGTTGAGATACCGATGGACGCCCACATCATCGATGCAGAGGATGCCGGCCCGAGGACGGCGGCGTCCGGCGGACCTTACATCCTGTACGATAGCCAGGAGGCGCCAGGTGACTGACTGGCGATCCAAACTGGAGCAGTACGAGCACAACCGCGAGTTCTACACGCAGCTTGACAGCGCCCGCTTCGCTGACTGGTGCATCACAGGCAGGTTCTATGCTGCAGTCAACCTGGTGGAGGCCGTACTCCTCAAGGAGAGGGGAGGGCTCCCTGTGGGGCACCAGGAACGCACACTGCAGGTCCAGACACATACGTCAACTAAGGGTATTGCCAATGCCTACATCTCCCTCAAGAGCCTGTCCGAGAGGGCGCGCTACCATGTGCACTACTCGAAGATAGCTCAGGAAGACCTGGGCGACGCCGAGCGGTGGTTTACTCAGATCGAGGAGCAACTGTCTGGCTGTCTGAAGGACTGAGCACCGCTCACCGGTGGTACCTCGGATCCGAGCCCGGGTGTTGACCTGCGGCAACGCGGTGTGGTATAGTGCGCACATCATGATGACGAGTGCTCTCGGCCACGAGACCCGCGCTAGGCGCAAGTAGCACAATCTGCGCGGGTTTTTGCGAGGCACGGTGTTTGCGATGCCGCCCGATCTCAGGGGTGGCTTTTTTGTTATCTGCTGGTTTGCGTGCCGATGGTCCGACAGCCCGCGCATTTCGGCTTGCCGCCCACGCACCGCACGCGGTGTGACACTCGACCTTTCGCACCACCCTGGGAGGACCCTTCAATGACCCGCGTTGGCATTTTCGGAGCTGCAGGATATGGCGGCGTCGACATGATCCGCCTGCTCGTCAACCATCCGCAGGCAGAGATCACCTACCTGGCTGGTCACACGACCGTGGGCGAGAAGTTCTCGGACTTGTACCCCTTCATGCTCGGCACCTGCGACCTGCCCATCGAGGAGACCTCGGTGGAGATCGCGGCTGAGAAGGCTGATGTCCTGGCCTTCGCCCTGCCGGCCGGCGCCGGTACGGAGATGATCAAGCAGGCTCTGAGCATGGGCAAGAAGGTCATCGACTTCTCCGCCGACTACCGCCTCAGGAGCGTGGCCGACTACGAAGCCTACTACGCTCCGCATCCCTGCCCAGAGCTGATCCAGCAGGCAGTCTATGGGCTGCCCGAGCTGCACCGCGAGGAGATCAAGAAGACCCAGCTCGTGGCCGTTCCGGGCTGCTATCCAACCAGCGCCACCCTGGCTCTGGCACCGGCCGTGAAGGCCGGCATCATCGACACCAACATGGTCATCGTCGACAGCAAGTCCGGCGTCTCGGGTTCGGGGCGCTCCAAGCTCACCCTCGGCACCCACTTCGCCGAGGTCAACGAGTCGGTGCATGCCTACAACGTGGCCATCCATCGCCACACCCCGGAGATCGAGCAGGAGCTTTCCGCGCTGGGCTCGCCGGTGAAGGCCACCTTCTCGCCGCATCTGATCCCGATGATCCGGGGCATCCTCAGC
This genomic window from Armatimonadia bacterium contains:
- a CDS encoding SIS domain-containing protein; protein product: MQKEPGIIMRREIREQPQAIATTVAREAPALEELVKRLKREDISAALVVARGTSDNAAQYGLYMLGAVTNKLVALAAPSLFTCYHTRMDLHKTLVIGVSQSGKATDVIEVLEAGREAGAVTCALTNTEDSPICNGVDHVLLTHAKEERAVAATKTYTTALAIFHQLATRWAGREDLVAEIEQVPAWVEEAFLLEDRIVGFAERFRFMGTCHWLGRGMNYCTAKESALKMAECCYVVPSPFSTADFQHGPIATTDRGFPCFIVAPEGKTFDSVYEVIAALKERGAEMLVISNNHGALAEGKIGLPLPSLPEECSPMVAGVVGQMIALHVAREKGLDPDQPRGLNKVTLTV
- a CDS encoding B12-binding domain-containing radical SAM protein; its protein translation is MYVFLQPDLGGLSVGPPLDLLYHAGAVRASGRTVAYLDARQGHLSAEDCAARCAALVPKAVFVRCVPGQHRQVDRLLRALKSASESPTVLLGQYPATVPAGILSQMTGLDFALTSDAEHHMAQFCAALEAGETPSVPGLAAQTSGQFGVAPPESASADLDTLPLPYRPWLENGTAHYRSTFGEPMDVLLTARGCPCQCSFCGRGKAEVSFRSIGLVLEEYELLVRAGLRFISIADGALTQDRDRCCEFLEGVLSRGLKVRMLVRSTVDKVDRELLRLMKRAGVVQIQYGMESGSEEVLASLAKPASVEMNTEACRLTQEAGIQTDTSWIVGSLPETPDSVRTTADLVERLRPTSATFFALLPLPGTPLEAQARELGWLRGGWSVTDTPAWVQLPWLTDRDHLLEIVSGLNRRFKYNWKWAMRYGLANWRRLRYSVVRTGLHRLRSG
- the argC gene encoding N-acetyl-gamma-glutamyl-phosphate reductase codes for the protein MTRVGIFGAAGYGGVDMIRLLVNHPQAEITYLAGHTTVGEKFSDLYPFMLGTCDLPIEETSVEIAAEKADVLAFALPAGAGTEMIKQALSMGKKVIDFSADYRLRSVADYEAYYAPHPCPELIQQAVYGLPELHREEIKKTQLVAVPGCYPTSATLALAPAVKAGIIDTNMVIVDSKSGVSGSGRSKLTLGTHFAEVNESVHAYNVAIHRHTPEIEQELSALGSPVKATFSPHLIPMIRGILSTCYAPLKQGMSAADVLDIYHEFYEGEPFIRVLQEGKLPRTKDTTGSNRCHIGIVVDKRYQRLVAIAAIDNLTKGLAGAAVQCMNLMLGYPETMGLEGLGMWP